A region of Acidobacteriota bacterium DNA encodes the following proteins:
- the carA gene encoding glutamine-hydrolyzing carbamoyl-phosphate synthase small subunit: protein MNAILALENGTWFQGVSAGAAGETTGEVVFNTSMTGYQEILTDPSYAGQIVTMTAPQIGNYGVAGADTESDKPQVAGFVMRDASPVSSNWRATGTLRDYLVRHNIVAIGDVDTRALTRALRSSGVMRGIIATGSADPAVLVERARQVPHMEGSDLVKDVTTPEAYDFATSLADAVTDASFGVEPLRRAKRTLRVAAYDYGIKTNILRRLAAHGCQVRVFPASTPAAEVMAWKPDGIFLSNGPGDPAAVTYAVDNIKELAEGSTPMFGICLGHQLMGLALGAKTYKLKFGHRGGNHPVKQLDTGAIEITSQNHGFAVDPDSLPATTRVTHLNLYDGTIEGLRHIDKPIFSVQYHPEASPGPHDADYLFQEFLDEMEKN, encoded by the coding sequence ATGAACGCGATTCTGGCACTGGAAAACGGCACCTGGTTTCAGGGTGTCTCGGCGGGCGCCGCGGGCGAGACCACGGGCGAAGTGGTGTTCAACACCAGCATGACCGGTTACCAGGAGATCCTCACGGACCCCTCGTACGCCGGGCAGATTGTCACCATGACCGCGCCGCAGATCGGCAACTACGGCGTGGCCGGGGCTGACACCGAGTCCGACAAGCCGCAGGTTGCCGGTTTCGTCATGCGCGACGCCTCGCCGGTGTCCAGCAACTGGCGCGCCACCGGCACCCTGCGCGACTACCTGGTCCGCCACAACATCGTCGCCATCGGCGACGTCGACACGCGCGCGCTGACCAGGGCGCTACGCTCGTCGGGTGTCATGCGCGGCATTATCGCGACCGGCTCCGCGGATCCGGCGGTGCTGGTTGAGCGTGCCCGCCAAGTGCCGCACATGGAAGGCAGCGACCTGGTCAAGGACGTCACCACGCCCGAGGCGTACGACTTTGCCACCTCGCTGGCCGACGCGGTGACCGATGCCAGCTTCGGCGTGGAGCCGCTGCGCCGCGCCAAGCGCACACTGCGCGTGGCGGCGTACGACTACGGCATCAAGACCAACATCCTGCGGCGGCTGGCCGCCCACGGTTGCCAGGTGCGGGTGTTTCCCGCGTCCACTCCCGCCGCCGAAGTGATGGCGTGGAAGCCGGACGGTATCTTCCTGAGCAACGGCCCGGGCGACCCGGCGGCGGTGACCTACGCCGTCGACAACATCAAGGAACTGGCCGAAGGCAGCACGCCGATGTTCGGCATTTGCCTCGGCCACCAGTTGATGGGGCTCGCGCTTGGCGCCAAGACCTACAAGTTGAAGTTCGGCCACCGCGGCGGCAATCACCCGGTGAAGCAGCTCGACACCGGCGCCATTGAGATCACGTCGCAGAACCACGGCTTCGCCGTTGACCCGGACTCGCTGCCGGCGACGACGCGGGTCACGCACCTGAACTTGTACGACGGCACCATTGAGGGCCTGCGGCACATCGACAAGCCGATTTTCTCGGTGCAGTACCATCCGGAGGCCTCGCCGGGACCGCACGACGCCGACTATCTGTTCCAGGAATTTCTCGACGAAATGGAAAAGAACTAA
- a CDS encoding DNA internalization-related competence protein ComEC/Rec2 has product MSLSLALAIAAAAGTAVGVFADSLWMSPIRWLLAIAAVATFLCASRQRLAWARRSGLVGLGAGCALLASAAEQAALHSPLRTLLEQRLGGFAIESAGAPRLDTPIAIEGRLLADAALTDSGALLRLQVERVWIGPCPEAVLGGVSLTVTGALAAEAMREWRAGRRIKAPALLRRPARYLNAGVPDQERLLARRGMSLVGSVKSAALVEVTGRGRWFDESAASVRASVRRAMARHVTVRDPQSAAVATAILIGDRGSLDRDVERRLQEAGTYHVIAISGGNIAILAGLILGALWWLRIRDGWAAGAAVAVLAWYAFVAGGGPSVTRATVMAAIYLSLRMIDQRTAPSHAMALTAAAVLVVTPLAVADVGFWLTFGATAAIVVGTTRVGPALQAPPAAPALPAPPAWLRGPLLLIVASACAEAALMPIGALVFQRVTLAGLVVNLVAVPCMAIVQVASMVTAALDAAGADRVATLAGLATHLAVRGLIDSATLVDMAPWLTWRVPSPSLLVVAAYYICLIAAVVHHEGHEVNHEGRESITFGIQKSLLRVLRGGSSCASWLAFLLFLWIAIAPPTLARQFGDGRLYLTVMDVGQGDAMLVTLPNGRTLMVDAGGVSLRGDFDIGDRVIGPALRARGIVRLDYLAITHSDPDHIGGGASLVKDFTPREVWAGTFVANHEPTVKLQGASDRNRSAWRWLQQGDRLELGGVELRVLHPPLPDWERQKVRNDDSLVIELRYGQVSMLLTGDIGREVEQALSPTLDLLPIVVLKSPHHGSGTSSSQAFLDAVNPDVVVISNGRGNPYGHPVPHVLERYRGSGAQVLRTDQDGQIEMSTDGRGLDVRTFTGRRLAVSQRQPRRTRRTRRKSIRRCPC; this is encoded by the coding sequence ATGTCACTCTCACTTGCGCTGGCCATAGCGGCTGCGGCAGGCACTGCCGTTGGCGTGTTCGCCGATTCCCTGTGGATGTCGCCGATCCGTTGGCTGTTGGCGATTGCCGCGGTCGCGACGTTCCTGTGCGCCTCCCGCCAACGCCTGGCCTGGGCTCGTCGCAGCGGGTTGGTCGGTCTCGGCGCCGGGTGCGCGCTGCTGGCGTCGGCGGCCGAGCAGGCGGCCCTTCATTCGCCGCTGCGCACGCTGCTCGAACAACGCCTGGGCGGATTCGCCATTGAAAGCGCCGGCGCCCCGCGCCTCGACACGCCGATCGCGATTGAGGGCCGGCTGCTGGCCGATGCCGCTCTCACCGACAGCGGGGCGCTGCTGCGTCTGCAGGTCGAGCGGGTGTGGATCGGGCCGTGTCCTGAGGCGGTATTGGGCGGCGTCTCGCTGACGGTGACCGGCGCCCTCGCGGCGGAAGCGATGCGCGAGTGGCGCGCGGGACGCCGGATCAAGGCGCCCGCGCTGTTGCGCCGGCCGGCGCGCTACTTGAACGCCGGCGTGCCGGACCAGGAGCGGCTGCTCGCGAGGCGGGGGATGTCGCTCGTGGGATCGGTCAAGAGCGCCGCGCTCGTGGAGGTGACCGGCCGCGGCCGTTGGTTCGACGAGTCAGCGGCGTCGGTGCGGGCCTCGGTCAGGCGGGCGATGGCGCGCCACGTGACTGTTCGCGACCCGCAGTCGGCGGCGGTGGCAACCGCGATCCTGATTGGCGATCGCGGGTCGCTCGACCGCGACGTCGAACGGCGTCTCCAGGAGGCGGGCACCTACCACGTGATCGCCATCTCCGGCGGCAACATCGCCATCCTGGCGGGGCTGATCCTCGGAGCACTGTGGTGGCTGCGCATTCGCGACGGCTGGGCCGCGGGGGCTGCGGTCGCAGTGTTGGCGTGGTACGCCTTCGTCGCCGGTGGCGGACCATCCGTGACCCGGGCTACCGTCATGGCGGCGATCTACTTGTCGCTGCGGATGATCGATCAGCGCACCGCGCCGTCACATGCGATGGCGCTGACCGCGGCGGCCGTGCTGGTGGTCACGCCGCTGGCCGTGGCCGACGTCGGCTTCTGGCTGACCTTCGGCGCCACCGCCGCGATCGTAGTCGGCACCACGCGTGTCGGTCCTGCTCTTCAGGCCCCACCCGCCGCACCCGCCCTACCCGCCCCACCTGCCTGGCTCCGAGGCCCACTCCTGCTGATCGTCGCCTCCGCCTGCGCCGAGGCGGCGTTGATGCCGATCGGCGCTCTTGTCTTCCAGCGGGTCACGCTGGCCGGTCTCGTAGTGAACCTGGTCGCCGTGCCGTGCATGGCCATCGTGCAGGTGGCGTCGATGGTCACAGCCGCGCTCGATGCCGCTGGCGCCGACAGGGTGGCGACTCTCGCCGGCCTGGCCACGCATCTGGCCGTCCGAGGCCTGATCGACAGCGCGACACTGGTGGACATGGCGCCGTGGCTCACCTGGCGCGTGCCCTCGCCGTCGCTGCTCGTGGTCGCCGCGTACTACATCTGTTTGATCGCCGCCGTTGTCCACCACGAAGGACACGAAGTGAACCACGAAGGACGCGAATCAATAACCTTTGGAATACAAAAAAGTCTTCTTCGTGTGCTTCGTGGTGGCTCTTCGTGTGCTTCGTGGTTGGCATTCCTTCTGTTCCTATGGATAGCGATCGCGCCGCCGACATTGGCGCGGCAATTCGGCGATGGCCGTCTTTACCTCACCGTCATGGACGTGGGGCAGGGCGATGCCATGCTGGTGACCCTGCCGAACGGCCGCACGCTGATGGTCGATGCGGGCGGCGTGTCGCTGCGCGGCGACTTCGACATCGGCGATCGCGTGATCGGCCCGGCGCTGCGCGCCAGGGGCATCGTGCGCCTCGACTACCTCGCCATCACCCACAGCGATCCCGATCACATTGGTGGCGGGGCGTCCCTGGTGAAGGACTTCACGCCGCGAGAAGTGTGGGCCGGCACGTTTGTCGCCAACCACGAGCCGACGGTTAAGTTGCAGGGCGCGTCAGACCGCAACCGCTCGGCCTGGCGATGGCTGCAGCAGGGCGACCGCCTGGAGCTCGGCGGCGTCGAACTGCGCGTCCTCCATCCACCGTTGCCCGACTGGGAACGCCAAAAGGTAAGGAATGACGACTCGCTTGTGATCGAGTTGCGCTATGGCCAGGTGTCGATGCTGCTGACCGGCGATATCGGCCGGGAGGTGGAGCAGGCGCTCAGTCCGACGCTCGACCTGCTGCCGATCGTCGTCTTGAAGTCCCCGCACCACGGCAGCGGCACGTCGAGTTCACAGGCGTTCCTCGACGCCGTAAATCCCGACGTGGTGGTGATCAGCAACGGCCGTGGGAATCCATACGGTCATCCAGTGCCACACGTGTTGGAGCGCTACCGCGGTTCAGGCGCTCAGGTGCTCCGTACGGACCAGGACGGGCAGATCGAGATGTCGACCGACGGCCGAGGCCTGGACGTCCGGACGTTCACCGGCCGCCGGCTTGCGGTGTCACAAAGGCAACCACGAAGGACGCGAAGGACACGAAGAAAATCAATTAGGAGGTGCCCATGTTGA
- the carB gene encoding carbamoyl-phosphate synthase large subunit, with translation MPKRTEIKRVLVIGSGPIVIGQACEFDYSGTQACKALRDEGLEVILVNSNPATIMTDPELADRTYVEPLTPEALEKIIAREQPDAILPTVGGQTALNLAVQLDELGILKKHNVALIGASIPAIKVAEDRLLFRDAMKEIGVPVPDSGVAKTLEEAHAIVERTGFPAIIRPSFTMGGVGGGIAYNLEEFKDIAGRGLHLSPVHEILVETSVIGWKEFELEVMRDAADNFVVICSIENIDPMGVHTGDSITVAPALTLTDKEYQRMRDWGRKIIRRVGVETGGSNIQFAINPDDGRMIVIEMNPRVSRSSALASKATGFPIAKIAAKLALGYHLDEIPNDITRVTPASFEPTIDYVVVKFPRWNFEKFPLADRTLTTQMKSVGEAMAIGRTFKEAFLKGVRSLELGKEGLLFRRPQMDVDEADAGSSEDEDTELRRKLVIPTDRRMWALFRALDKGWDVEKIHELTNIDPWFLQQFKELVELRKTAEMVGLRDMSYDLMRTLKRAGFGDGELADILGVNETAVREKRNELKVKTVFKRIDTCAAEFESYTPYMYSTFEQECEADPTDKQKVIILGSGPNRIGQGIEFDYCCCHAVFGFKKEGFETVMVNCNPETVSTDYDTADRLYFEPLTFEDVMAVIEREREGNVDVSCVVQFGGQTPLKLALGLQAAGVTILGTSPDSIDLAEDRQRFNQLLWDLGIPQPASGTATSRAEAREVAAKVGFPVVVRPSYVLGGRNMAIVYDVATLDRYMMTAVDVSHDRPILIDRFLEHAKEVDVDCVADETGAVVIGGIMEHIEEAGIHSGDSSCVVPPPGLGDRHLATIRDYTRRIAKALKVVGLMNTQYAIKDDMVYVLEVNPRASRTVPYLSKANGVPLAQVAARVMAGKSLADLGVIDDMVPAGVFVKSPVFPFVRFPGVDTILGPEMKSTGEVMGGADNFGMAFAKAMLGAGQRLPEEGSICISVNNEDKGEVLPIAKGFAELGFQLIGTRGTAAYLRAHGLECSVVFKVNEGRPSLADEIVNRKISLVVNTPHGRESFFDDKAVRRAAMMAGVPCITTITGAAAALEAIRALRTEGLEVRALQDYYAAVASS, from the coding sequence GTGCCAAAACGTACAGAGATCAAGCGGGTACTGGTCATCGGGTCGGGCCCGATCGTCATCGGCCAGGCGTGCGAGTTCGACTATTCGGGCACGCAGGCCTGCAAGGCGTTGCGCGACGAAGGCCTCGAAGTGATTCTCGTCAACAGCAACCCGGCGACCATCATGACCGACCCCGAGTTGGCGGACCGCACGTATGTCGAGCCGCTGACGCCCGAGGCCCTCGAGAAGATCATCGCGCGCGAGCAGCCGGATGCGATTTTGCCCACGGTCGGCGGCCAGACGGCGCTCAACCTCGCGGTGCAGCTCGACGAGCTCGGCATTCTCAAGAAGCACAACGTCGCGCTGATCGGCGCGTCGATCCCGGCGATTAAAGTTGCCGAAGACCGCTTGTTGTTTCGCGATGCCATGAAGGAAATCGGCGTCCCCGTGCCGGACAGCGGCGTGGCCAAGACGCTGGAAGAGGCGCACGCGATCGTTGAACGGACCGGATTCCCGGCCATCATTCGTCCTTCATTCACCATGGGCGGCGTCGGCGGCGGCATTGCCTACAACCTCGAAGAGTTCAAGGACATTGCCGGTCGCGGCCTGCACTTGAGCCCGGTCCACGAAATCCTCGTCGAGACGTCGGTCATCGGCTGGAAGGAATTCGAGCTCGAGGTAATGCGGGACGCGGCCGACAACTTCGTCGTCATCTGTTCGATCGAGAACATCGACCCGATGGGCGTGCACACCGGCGACAGCATCACCGTGGCGCCGGCGCTGACGCTGACCGACAAGGAATACCAGCGCATGCGCGACTGGGGTCGCAAGATCATCCGCCGCGTCGGCGTCGAAACCGGCGGCTCCAACATCCAGTTCGCCATCAACCCGGACGATGGCCGGATGATCGTGATTGAGATGAACCCGCGCGTGTCGCGGTCGTCGGCGCTGGCCTCCAAGGCGACCGGCTTCCCGATTGCCAAGATCGCCGCCAAGCTCGCGCTCGGCTATCACCTCGACGAGATTCCAAACGACATCACGCGGGTGACGCCGGCGTCGTTCGAACCCACCATCGACTACGTCGTGGTCAAGTTTCCGCGCTGGAACTTCGAGAAGTTCCCGCTGGCCGACCGCACCCTGACCACGCAGATGAAGTCGGTGGGCGAGGCGATGGCGATTGGCCGCACCTTCAAGGAGGCGTTCCTGAAGGGCGTGCGCTCGCTGGAGCTGGGCAAGGAGGGCTTGCTGTTCCGCCGGCCGCAGATGGACGTGGACGAAGCGGACGCGGGTTCGAGCGAGGACGAAGATACGGAGCTGCGCCGCAAGCTCGTGATCCCGACTGACCGGCGCATGTGGGCGTTGTTCCGGGCGCTCGACAAGGGCTGGGACGTCGAGAAGATCCACGAGCTGACCAACATCGACCCGTGGTTCCTGCAGCAGTTCAAGGAGCTGGTCGAGCTGCGCAAGACGGCCGAGATGGTCGGCCTGCGCGACATGTCCTACGACCTGATGCGCACGCTCAAGCGCGCCGGCTTCGGCGACGGCGAGCTGGCCGACATTCTCGGCGTCAACGAGACGGCGGTGCGCGAGAAGCGCAACGAGTTGAAGGTGAAGACCGTCTTCAAGCGGATCGATACCTGCGCGGCCGAATTCGAGTCGTATACGCCGTACATGTACAGCACCTTCGAACAGGAGTGCGAGGCTGACCCGACCGACAAGCAGAAGGTGATCATCCTCGGCAGCGGCCCGAACCGTATTGGCCAGGGCATCGAGTTCGACTATTGCTGCTGCCATGCGGTGTTCGGTTTCAAGAAAGAGGGGTTCGAGACCGTGATGGTCAACTGCAACCCCGAAACCGTGTCGACCGATTACGACACCGCCGACCGGCTGTACTTCGAGCCGCTCACGTTCGAGGACGTGATGGCGGTGATCGAACGCGAGCGCGAGGGCAACGTGGACGTGTCGTGCGTCGTCCAGTTCGGCGGACAGACGCCGCTGAAGCTGGCGCTCGGGCTGCAGGCCGCCGGGGTCACCATTCTGGGCACGTCGCCCGACTCGATTGACCTCGCCGAAGACCGCCAGCGCTTCAATCAATTGCTGTGGGACCTGGGCATTCCGCAACCCGCCAGCGGCACCGCCACGTCGCGGGCCGAGGCGCGCGAAGTCGCGGCCAAGGTCGGCTTCCCGGTGGTGGTGCGCCCGTCGTACGTGCTGGGCGGACGCAACATGGCGATCGTGTATGACGTCGCGACGCTCGACCGCTACATGATGACCGCGGTGGACGTGTCGCACGACCGGCCGATCCTGATCGACCGCTTCCTGGAACACGCCAAGGAGGTGGACGTCGACTGCGTCGCCGACGAAACCGGCGCCGTCGTGATTGGCGGCATCATGGAGCACATCGAAGAGGCCGGCATCCATTCGGGCGACAGCTCGTGCGTCGTGCCGCCGCCGGGATTGGGCGACCGCCACCTGGCGACCATTCGCGACTACACGCGGCGCATCGCGAAGGCGCTGAAGGTGGTCGGCTTGATGAACACGCAGTACGCCATCAAGGACGACATGGTCTACGTGCTCGAGGTCAACCCGCGCGCGTCGCGCACGGTGCCGTACCTGTCAAAGGCCAACGGCGTGCCGCTGGCGCAGGTGGCCGCACGGGTGATGGCGGGCAAGTCGCTGGCCGACCTGGGCGTGATCGACGACATGGTGCCGGCGGGCGTGTTCGTGAAGAGCCCGGTGTTCCCGTTCGTGCGCTTCCCTGGCGTCGACACGATTCTGGGACCCGAGATGAAGTCCACCGGCGAGGTGATGGGCGGCGCCGACAACTTCGGCATGGCGTTCGCCAAGGCGATGCTGGGCGCCGGGCAGCGGCTGCCGGAAGAGGGCTCCATCTGCATCAGCGTGAACAACGAGGACAAGGGCGAGGTGCTGCCCATTGCGAAGGGCTTCGCCGAGCTGGGGTTCCAGTTGATCGGCACGCGCGGCACCGCCGCGTACCTGCGAGCGCACGGCCTGGAGTGCTCGGTGGTGTTCAAGGTGAACGAGGGCCGGCCGAGCCTGGCCGACGAGATCGTCAATCGCAAGATCTCGCTGGTGGTGAACACCCCGCACGGGCGCGAGTCGTTCTTCGACGACAAGGCTGTTCGCCGCGCGGCGATGATGGCCGGGGTGCCGTGCATCACGACGATCACCGGCGCGGCCGCGGCGCTGGAGGCGATTCGGGCCTTGAGAACCGAAGGCCTCGAGGTCCGAGCGCTGCAGGACTACTACGCCGCCGTCGCCAGCTCCTAG